The Mammaliicoccus sciuri genome window below encodes:
- a CDS encoding amino acid ABC transporter permease → MGTTTWPDLFVQILDKLPITLLITVLSLLFAMILGLILAVIRIKKVPALSQIVKLYVSFVRSTPLILQLFLVYFALPIILQWVYIDINHFSRLFFVILTFTLHTGSYLSEVMRAGYNSVDKGQIEAGKTVGLNDRTILLRIIIPQGFRNSLPNIGNQVIELIKDTSLAFTIGLIDMMGRVNLIIGNNYGLGMFPVYVAICIIYWVICIIVEFIVMLLEKKYNIPYQTEQMR, encoded by the coding sequence ATGGGAACAACTACTTGGCCAGATTTGTTTGTGCAAATACTGGATAAACTACCAATTACATTGTTAATAACCGTTCTTTCTCTTTTATTTGCGATGATATTGGGACTAATATTAGCAGTTATTAGAATCAAAAAAGTACCTGCACTATCTCAAATCGTAAAATTATATGTATCCTTTGTCAGAAGTACGCCACTTATATTACAACTATTTTTAGTATATTTTGCGTTACCAATCATATTGCAGTGGGTTTACATTGATATTAATCATTTTAGTAGACTTTTCTTTGTTATTTTGACATTCACGCTGCATACTGGTTCATATTTATCAGAAGTGATGAGAGCTGGATATAACTCTGTTGATAAAGGACAAATTGAAGCTGGGAAAACAGTCGGTCTTAATGATCGTACGATTTTATTAAGAATTATTATTCCACAAGGATTTAGAAATAGTTTACCAAACATCGGTAATCAAGTTATAGAACTGATTAAAGACACATCATTAGCGTTTACAATCGGTTTAATCGATATGATGGGACGAGTAAATTTAATTATCGGTAATAACTACGGACTAGGTATGTTTCCCGTATATGTCGCGATTTGTATCATTTACTGGGTAATCTGTATCATAGTCGAGTTTATCGTGATGCTTTTAGAAAAGAAATACAATATTCCATATCAAACTGAACAAATGAGGTGA
- a CDS encoding amino acid ABC transporter permease has translation MTIDFPFMYEHVGDILKGVPTTLLIAVVSMVIGLVIGTAFALIRQAKYPVINQLIVIFVSFFRSTPLIVQLFAFYYGTPVVIEWLNKMWHLNINPGGINPLAIVLFVFTLHSAAYLTEVMRGGLRSVDDKQIEAALTVGLRKRHILMRIVIPQALGYAIPNLGNQFIALIKGTAIAFVVQVTEILAISQIIANDGYRFVEVYIIASAIYWIMAIFFEWIFGKMENRVGKYLYQT, from the coding sequence TTGACGATAGATTTTCCTTTTATGTACGAACATGTTGGAGATATTTTAAAAGGTGTGCCAACAACGTTATTAATAGCAGTTGTCAGTATGGTAATTGGTTTAGTGATCGGTACTGCTTTTGCATTAATAAGACAAGCTAAGTATCCAGTTATTAATCAACTTATTGTCATATTTGTTTCATTCTTCAGATCAACACCACTTATTGTTCAGTTGTTTGCTTTTTATTATGGAACACCTGTAGTCATAGAGTGGTTAAACAAAATGTGGCATTTGAATATCAATCCAGGTGGCATAAATCCTTTAGCAATCGTATTATTTGTATTTACATTACATTCAGCTGCGTATTTGACAGAAGTGATGCGTGGTGGTTTAAGAAGTGTTGATGATAAACAAATAGAAGCGGCACTCACAGTTGGACTTAGAAAGCGTCATATACTCATGAGAATTGTGATACCTCAAGCTTTAGGTTATGCAATTCCAAACTTAGGTAATCAATTTATTGCTTTAATTAAAGGGACAGCTATCGCGTTTGTCGTACAAGTAACAGAAATACTTGCAATCAGCCAAATTATTGCTAACGATGGTTATCGTTTTGTTGAAGTATATATTATAGCAAGTGCAATATATTGGATTATGGCTATCTTTTTCGAATGGATTTTTGGCAAGATGGAAAACAGAGTTGGAAAGTATTTATATCAAACATAA
- a CDS encoding GNAT family N-acetyltransferase translates to MIEIRPVEMTDASELLDIDVRNRALFETYSAADRKDSDYQLYNYRKIIDKHLQDMTEDKGYHYVIVHKEDNKVIGTIDLFAVVRHNIQSCMMGYALDAAYNGKVITTMAAKEVIRMAFNELGFHRVEAGVQPTNIGSVRVSEKAGMTREGLNRSNVRINGEWKDHYLYAIVNENY, encoded by the coding sequence ATGATTGAAATCCGACCAGTAGAAATGACAGACGCAAGTGAATTATTAGATATAGATGTACGAAATAGAGCACTATTTGAAACATATTCAGCAGCAGACAGAAAAGATTCAGACTATCAACTCTATAATTACAGAAAAATTATCGATAAACATTTACAAGATATGACTGAAGATAAAGGCTATCACTATGTCATTGTACATAAAGAAGATAATAAAGTAATCGGAACGATAGATTTATTTGCAGTCGTCAGACACAATATTCAAAGCTGTATGATGGGTTATGCATTAGACGCAGCATATAACGGAAAAGTTATTACAACAATGGCAGCAAAAGAAGTCATTCGTATGGCATTTAATGAATTAGGATTCCATAGAGTTGAAGCGGGCGTACAACCAACAAATATAGGTTCAGTTAGAGTATCAGAAAAAGCAGGCATGACACGCGAAGGACTAAACAGATCTAACGTAAGAATCAATGGCGAATGGAAAGACCATTACCTATATGCCATCGTAAATGAAAACTATTAA
- a CDS encoding DUF1129 family protein, whose protein sequence is MKKSTRDLIIENNVKRLRLNSHDREVYENYITYVRANLSINEYDSEKMLLNILNHLLSAEKDGMHAMEFFEHDPKKHADTMIRNMPNRTFQNIFKFIGLHIIILLGVFSFIRGFTGFFTQVEFTYLYTFLITFVTGFTMIFIFIWMIFKVVQIRIYSESNWTTMITNILIFGTLVVTILAFYLPGVYLQLGPKIYTSNWAFIILSFVLTPLGLYIDHHRKIDQPDSR, encoded by the coding sequence ATGAAAAAATCAACACGCGACCTTATAATAGAAAACAATGTAAAACGATTAAGACTCAATAGTCACGATAGAGAAGTTTATGAAAATTATATAACATACGTACGTGCAAATTTGAGCATCAATGAATATGACTCAGAGAAAATGTTACTTAACATACTTAATCATTTATTAAGTGCCGAAAAAGACGGCATGCATGCCATGGAATTTTTTGAACACGATCCAAAAAAACATGCCGATACGATGATTAGAAATATGCCAAATAGAACATTCCAGAATATATTTAAATTTATCGGCTTACATATCATTATTTTGTTAGGTGTATTCTCATTCATAAGAGGATTTACAGGATTCTTCACACAAGTTGAATTCACTTATCTTTACACATTCCTCATCACCTTTGTAACAGGATTTACGATGATTTTCATATTTATATGGATGATATTTAAAGTCGTTCAAATACGAATATATAGCGAATCCAATTGGACAACCATGATTACTAATATATTGATATTCGGAACATTAGTAGTGACGATATTAGCCTTTTATTTACCAGGTGTCTATTTACAATTAGGACCTAAAATATATACATCGAATTGGGCATTTATTATACTTTCATTCGTACTAACACCACTCGGATTATATATAGATCACCACAGAAAAATAGACCAACCAGATTCAAGGTAA
- a CDS encoding sulfite exporter TauE/SafE family protein yields MTLFIIFLVGVFAGTINIVSAGGSLIVLPLLIFFGLPTTVANASNRVAIFVQNLLALYVFYIKGMKNVKLSLMLSVPAIIGSFIGVHFAINLPDAVFNRMLGIIMLLVLIVMIIPTRWKDTQNQSEKLSVFRIVLLIIVFLALGIYGGIVQAAVGFLFIIALNLIMPRLTYAEVQCMKTLVITIYLSLSTFVFIFQGYVNWPFAISLALGSGLGGFIGGRLTVSLPEKKLKIMMFIIIFILAIKLLIENN; encoded by the coding sequence ATGACATTATTTATTATCTTTTTAGTAGGGGTTTTTGCAGGAACGATTAATATCGTATCTGCTGGTGGCTCATTAATTGTTTTGCCATTACTTATATTTTTTGGACTACCAACTACTGTTGCGAACGCATCGAACAGGGTTGCGATTTTCGTTCAAAATTTATTAGCGTTATATGTGTTTTATATAAAAGGCATGAAAAATGTTAAGTTGAGCTTAATGTTAAGTGTGCCTGCTATTATTGGCTCTTTCATTGGCGTTCATTTCGCTATAAATCTTCCGGATGCTGTCTTTAACCGCATGTTAGGTATTATTATGCTTCTCGTTTTAATCGTTATGATTATTCCTACCAGATGGAAAGATACGCAAAATCAATCTGAAAAATTATCTGTCTTTAGAATTGTACTTCTCATTATTGTTTTTCTAGCACTTGGTATTTATGGTGGCATTGTTCAAGCCGCTGTAGGATTTCTATTTATTATAGCTTTAAATTTAATTATGCCAAGACTGACTTATGCTGAAGTTCAGTGTATGAAGACGTTAGTTATAACGATTTACTTATCATTATCTACATTTGTTTTTATTTTTCAAGGTTATGTTAATTGGCCATTTGCCATAAGTTTAGCACTTGGTTCAGGACTAGGTGGCTTTATAGGTGGTCGTTTAACAGTTTCTTTACCTGAAAAGAAATTAAAAATCATGATGTTTATTATTATATTTATTTTAGCAATTAAATTATTAATCGAAAATAATTAG
- a CDS encoding GNAT family N-acetyltransferase, whose protein sequence is MVVIKNIEDDATIYSISEMAASSFKDENQSLKLATLLEYEAIKRSLEYEKSVLKGALIQDKCIGFIWAKDMGAYTIVSTVHAHNKTMIQINESMDYEVEKVIMRKKLF, encoded by the coding sequence ATGGTTGTCATAAAAAATATAGAAGATGACGCAACGATATATAGCATTAGTGAAATGGCTGCTTCATCATTTAAAGACGAAAATCAAAGCTTGAAACTTGCTACATTATTGGAATATGAAGCGATAAAGCGGTCTCTAGAATATGAGAAGAGTGTTTTGAAAGGTGCTTTAATTCAAGATAAATGTATCGGTTTTATATGGGCGAAAGATATGGGTGCGTATACCATTGTTTCAACAGTCCATGCTCACAATAAAACAATGATTCAAATAAATGAATCAATGGACTACGAAGTTGAAAAAGTTATTATGCGTAAAAAGTTATTTTAA
- a CDS encoding cation:proton antiporter — MAIFEGFLWFIMGIILSSIIHHYISKIPLSFVQIIIGFVIFLSPIPVELNFESEVFMVGIIAPLLFLEGISVSRFHLARYLKPVMSMALVLVFSTVIGLGFLLHIIWPELPLAACFAIGAIVSPTDAVAVQAIAKGKILPKGSMTILEGESLLNDAAGILSFKIALAALVGGSFSLTGAVGQFFITAIGGAIVGLIIGYGVVQLRVYLTRNGINNGNMLTFIQVITPFLVYIIAETFHSSGIIAAVVAGLIHGVEKDRIAQATTKEQVTYNHTWDLLSYLLNGFVFILLGFLIPEVMINILEEPQHEIMHVIGITLFVAALVYLFRYIWVLISYPYFYLPESRFSKMLNTGKDIAPESKIDKPNRFKYAFIMTICGVHGTISLAIALMLPFKLSEHTDFIYRDNLLFIATGVILISLVLAQLILPLVTPKAKPKDQSLLTFNEAKILLIESALKNLQEFYSKETSYIYGKITRSYHMQLSFLRENEEKDEDIKELERMQRIAIDTEFNTLDKLIKENKISQSTFDNYRQITERSSTFKNASLYTKVKLMLKLFVRRRKIKTFINATSSLSIESNIKEMRFISKEVHFNVVKRLTEEMNDNNEFEISIVCDSYLNKVERLTPDYFKGNHTAVYTEMEIYALRIQREMINQLTEEGKVSRSMAFKLRESVNYDEMIVLGNSI; from the coding sequence ATGGCCATATTTGAAGGTTTCTTATGGTTCATCATGGGTATCATCCTAAGCTCAATCATACATCATTATATTTCTAAGATACCTTTAAGTTTTGTTCAAATCATAATTGGTTTTGTTATATTCTTATCTCCAATTCCAGTTGAATTAAACTTTGAGTCAGAAGTATTTATGGTAGGGATTATCGCACCGTTGCTATTTTTAGAAGGTATTTCGGTATCACGTTTCCATTTAGCGAGATATTTGAAACCCGTTATGTCTATGGCATTAGTACTTGTATTCTCAACAGTTATTGGTCTCGGCTTCTTATTACATATTATCTGGCCAGAATTACCATTAGCTGCATGTTTTGCAATTGGTGCAATCGTGTCACCTACAGATGCGGTAGCCGTTCAAGCTATTGCGAAAGGTAAAATATTGCCTAAAGGGTCTATGACTATATTAGAAGGTGAATCTTTACTAAATGATGCTGCAGGTATCTTATCATTTAAGATTGCTTTAGCCGCATTAGTAGGCGGTTCATTCTCATTAACTGGTGCAGTTGGACAGTTCTTTATAACTGCAATCGGTGGCGCAATTGTTGGTCTAATTATTGGTTATGGTGTTGTACAGTTACGTGTTTATTTAACTCGAAATGGAATTAATAACGGTAATATGTTGACGTTCATCCAGGTTATTACACCGTTTCTAGTTTATATTATTGCTGAAACATTCCATTCATCAGGTATTATTGCTGCAGTTGTTGCAGGTTTAATTCACGGTGTTGAAAAAGATAGAATTGCACAAGCAACGACGAAAGAGCAAGTAACATATAATCATACATGGGATTTACTGAGCTATTTATTAAACGGTTTTGTATTTATTTTATTAGGTTTCTTAATACCTGAAGTCATGATTAATATATTAGAAGAACCACAACATGAAATTATGCATGTTATTGGTATTACACTATTTGTAGCTGCATTAGTGTATCTATTTAGATATATTTGGGTACTTATTTCATATCCATATTTCTATTTACCAGAAAGTCGATTTTCTAAAATGTTAAATACGGGTAAAGATATTGCGCCAGAATCAAAAATAGATAAACCAAATCGCTTTAAATATGCCTTTATTATGACGATTTGTGGTGTTCACGGTACCATTTCATTAGCAATCGCATTGATGTTGCCATTTAAATTGTCAGAACACACTGATTTTATTTATCGCGACAATCTATTGTTTATCGCAACTGGTGTTATTTTAATCAGTCTGGTACTCGCACAATTAATATTACCGCTCGTTACACCAAAAGCTAAACCGAAAGATCAAAGTTTGCTAACATTTAACGAAGCTAAAATTTTATTAATTGAAAGTGCATTAAAAAATCTACAAGAATTTTACAGCAAAGAAACAAGTTATATTTACGGTAAAATCACACGTAGTTATCATATGCAATTATCATTTTTAAGAGAAAATGAAGAAAAAGACGAAGATATTAAAGAGTTAGAACGTATGCAACGCATTGCGATTGATACTGAATTCAATACGTTGGATAAACTCATTAAAGAAAATAAAATATCTCAAAGTACATTTGATAACTACAGACAAATTACTGAACGTTCTTCAACATTTAAAAATGCTTCTTTATATACAAAAGTGAAGTTAATGTTGAAATTATTTGTTAGACGTAGAAAAATTAAAACTTTCATCAATGCTACAAGTTCTCTTTCAATTGAAAGTAACATTAAAGAGATGAGATTTATCAGTAAAGAAGTGCATTTCAATGTTGTTAAAAGATTAACCGAAGAAATGAATGACAACAATGAATTTGAAATTAGTATTGTATGTGATTCATACTTAAACAAAGTTGAAAGATTAACGCCTGATTACTTTAAAGGCAATCACACTGCTGTTTATACAGAAATGGAAATTTACGCATTAAGAATTCAAAGAGAAATGATTAATCAATTAACAGAAGAAGGTAAAGTAAGTCGTTCGATGGCCTTCAAACTAAGAGAATCTGTTAATTATGATGAAATGATTGTTCTTGGTAACAGCATATAG
- a CDS encoding SA0632 family lipoprotein — protein sequence MKKALLLMVSSSIILAACGNDDEQKNLELEIKSLEKSTKDYQKDKKSLEKENEKLKESIKDKEEQLKKLEDEVKSNQTDTEESKDSKEDSSDKKETSSAESKEDSAKKPFPNTIRTSTNGDVELIHDLKDKHFQFEDSGMKVNIDHLQIFQVRNMPEGQVLLFNGAKNGYVVMYEVLTENTSNHKLYYDNTASIQDGSHKQRSDYASFIPDSHNEKYMKKSKENTDEYQPGEKTKSLKSIPISQKAYEALKNNRATFNIHGGVSKTATFDDATDKVKSFKLDL from the coding sequence ATGAAGAAGGCACTTTTACTTATGGTGAGCTCATCAATTATTCTAGCAGCGTGTGGCAATGATGATGAACAGAAAAATCTAGAACTAGAAATTAAATCTTTAGAGAAATCGACTAAAGATTATCAAAAAGATAAAAAGTCTTTAGAAAAAGAAAATGAAAAGTTAAAAGAAAGTATTAAAGATAAAGAAGAACAATTAAAAAAACTTGAAGATGAAGTGAAAAGTAATCAAACAGATACAGAAGAATCTAAAGATAGCAAAGAAGATTCTTCAGACAAAAAAGAAACATCAAGTGCTGAAAGTAAAGAGGACTCAGCAAAAAAGCCATTTCCTAATACAATTCGAACGTCAACAAATGGAGATGTTGAACTCATTCATGATCTTAAAGATAAACATTTTCAATTTGAAGACAGTGGCATGAAAGTCAATATTGATCATTTGCAAATTTTTCAAGTGCGTAACATGCCTGAAGGACAGGTCTTACTGTTTAACGGTGCAAAAAATGGTTATGTCGTGATGTATGAAGTATTAACTGAAAATACTTCAAATCATAAGTTATACTATGATAATACGGCATCTATTCAAGATGGCAGTCATAAACAACGATCTGATTATGCATCATTTATACCAGACTCTCACAATGAAAAGTACATGAAAAAGTCTAAAGAAAATACAGATGAATATCAGCCTGGTGAAAAGACAAAAAGTTTAAAATCTATTCCAATTTCTCAAAAAGCCTATGAAGCGCTTAAAAATAACCGTGCTACTTTCAATATACACGGTGGCGTGAGTAAAACAGCTACATTTGATGATGCAACTGATAAAGTAAAATCATTTAAATTAGATTTATAG
- a CDS encoding GldG family protein produces MKSKLSILSLITLIVFVIAGCSNDATEKEGKDGKIVLSPKSDDIKGKVLFDSAHGQTAGSADWVINGGFSDFADALTKENYEVTDLGYNQLLDYDKMKKYEVVVIPEANNPLKASEQDAIEQYVKSGGSILMISDHYNADRNFNRYDSSEVMNGYRRGAFDNPTKGMNAEESSSDKMKDVQSRDFLNEVFGLRFRYNALGNIKVDDLADEKDSFGITKGVKAVSMHAGSTIAITNPNKAKGVAFVPKLSKDDAWNHAVDQGIYNGGGRNEGPYIAVSKVSKGKGAFIGDSSMVEDKSPKYKREDNGETKKTYDGFKEEDNQKMIMQIVEWLNKKDDQQDLSSMNVQLDEKTQLLNFEQPENSRENEKEPWGTPKQGYKWYDSSTYASGSYGANSESKNNKDDQSTTSRSKEQNNDQTSKSDQGAFEMPSSVQKQEKFQITVHVDESKLVNHKFQLSIKNKDGQEVGMFDGQAPGVSSSVSPKIKNGVTDWYFKSKIANEADNEVEVEVLSGGNVIAKTTLNVQ; encoded by the coding sequence ATGAAGTCTAAACTGTCGATATTGAGTTTAATAACACTGATTGTCTTTGTTATTGCAGGTTGTTCAAATGACGCAACTGAGAAAGAAGGCAAAGATGGAAAAATTGTATTATCACCTAAAAGTGATGACATTAAAGGGAAAGTCTTGTTTGATAGTGCGCATGGTCAAACAGCAGGAAGTGCAGATTGGGTCATCAATGGTGGCTTTTCTGATTTTGCTGATGCATTAACTAAAGAAAACTATGAAGTAACAGATTTAGGGTATAACCAATTATTAGATTATGACAAGATGAAAAAATATGAAGTCGTTGTTATTCCAGAGGCTAATAATCCACTTAAAGCGAGTGAACAAGATGCTATAGAGCAATATGTGAAGTCTGGTGGAAGTATATTAATGATTAGTGACCATTATAATGCCGATAGAAACTTTAATCGATATGATTCTTCAGAAGTGATGAACGGTTATAGAAGAGGTGCTTTTGATAATCCTACAAAAGGCATGAATGCTGAGGAAAGCTCCTCAGATAAGATGAAAGATGTTCAAAGTAGAGATTTCTTGAACGAAGTGTTTGGCTTAAGATTTAGATACAATGCATTAGGTAACATTAAAGTAGATGATTTAGCAGATGAAAAAGATAGCTTTGGAATTACTAAAGGTGTTAAAGCAGTATCGATGCATGCCGGTTCAACAATCGCCATTACAAATCCTAATAAAGCAAAAGGTGTCGCTTTTGTTCCTAAATTATCAAAAGATGATGCATGGAATCATGCTGTAGACCAAGGTATATACAATGGTGGCGGCCGCAATGAAGGTCCATATATTGCTGTGAGTAAAGTATCTAAAGGTAAAGGCGCATTCATAGGTGATTCTTCAATGGTAGAAGATAAGTCACCAAAGTATAAACGTGAAGACAATGGAGAAACTAAAAAGACTTATGATGGATTTAAAGAAGAAGATAACCAAAAAATGATTATGCAAATTGTAGAATGGTTAAATAAAAAAGATGACCAACAAGATTTATCATCTATGAATGTTCAACTTGATGAAAAAACGCAGTTGTTAAATTTTGAACAACCAGAGAACAGTAGAGAAAATGAAAAAGAACCTTGGGGAACACCTAAACAAGGATATAAATGGTATGATTCATCAACTTATGCATCTGGAAGTTATGGTGCAAACTCAGAAAGTAAGAATAATAAAGATGATCAATCAACAACATCTCGTTCAAAAGAACAAAATAATGATCAAACATCTAAGAGTGACCAAGGTGCATTTGAAATGCCATCATCCGTTCAGAAACAAGAGAAATTTCAAATAACAGTCCATGTCGATGAATCGAAATTAGTAAATCATAAATTCCAGTTGTCGATCAAAAATAAAGACGGACAAGAAGTTGGTATGTTCGACGGACAAGCACCAGGTGTTTCAAGTTCAGTATCACCAAAAATTAAAAACGGTGTAACCGATTGGTACTTTAAATCCAAAATAGCAAACGAAGCGGATAACGAAGTAGAAGTTGAAGTCTTATCAGGCGGAAACGTGATAGCCAAAACCACATTAAATGTACAATAA
- the exaC gene encoding acetaldehyde dehydrogenase ExaC codes for MAFEYPTAANTKYKVKDKYQNFIGGKWVDPKNGEYFDNGSPVTGEVYAKIPRSTKEDIDEAVKAAHKAQVEWAKKSPAEHSQLLLDIADRIEENLEELAVIETFDNGKPIRECLAADLPLVVDHFRYFAGVVRAEEGAISQIDDNTVAYHFKEPIGVVGQIIPWNFPLLMATWKLAPAIVTGNAVVLKPAEQTPVSILHLIEMIQDLLPEGLINVVNGFGAEAGQALATHENINKVAFTGETTTGRIIMQNASQNLIPVTLELGGKSPNIFFKDIMDEDDDFLDKAVEGLVMFALNQGEVCTCPSRALVHEDIYDKFIEKCIERVKQIKTGNPLDPETMLGAQTSQEQAEKIKSYLDIGKQEGAEVLVGGNVREEAGELENGFYIEPTIFKGTQNMRIFQEEIFGPVLSLATFKDDEEALEMANDTLYGLGAGIWTRNQNKAYRFGRGIQAGRVWVNNYHTYPAHAAFGGYKMSGIGRENHKMMLEHYQQTKNLLVSYDEKPAGLF; via the coding sequence ATGGCTTTTGAATATCCAACGGCAGCAAATACAAAATACAAAGTTAAAGACAAGTATCAGAACTTTATCGGTGGTAAATGGGTGGATCCTAAAAATGGTGAATACTTTGATAATGGATCACCAGTAACTGGTGAAGTTTATGCAAAAATTCCTCGTTCTACAAAAGAAGACATAGATGAAGCAGTTAAAGCAGCACATAAAGCACAAGTTGAGTGGGCGAAAAAATCGCCAGCTGAACATTCGCAATTACTCTTAGATATAGCTGATCGTATTGAAGAAAATTTAGAAGAATTAGCAGTTATTGAAACATTTGATAATGGTAAACCTATTAGAGAATGTCTAGCAGCTGATTTACCATTAGTTGTGGATCATTTTAGATACTTTGCTGGTGTTGTCAGAGCAGAAGAAGGGGCAATCTCTCAAATTGACGACAATACAGTAGCGTATCACTTTAAGGAACCTATTGGGGTTGTAGGTCAAATTATTCCATGGAACTTCCCATTATTAATGGCTACTTGGAAGTTAGCGCCAGCAATCGTTACAGGTAATGCTGTTGTACTTAAACCAGCAGAACAAACACCTGTATCTATTTTACATCTTATTGAAATGATTCAAGACTTATTACCAGAAGGCTTGATTAATGTTGTAAATGGTTTTGGTGCAGAAGCAGGACAAGCTTTAGCGACACATGAAAATATTAATAAAGTTGCATTTACTGGTGAAACAACTACTGGTCGTATCATCATGCAAAATGCGAGTCAAAACTTAATTCCAGTAACACTTGAATTAGGTGGTAAATCACCAAATATCTTCTTCAAAGATATTATGGATGAAGATGATGATTTCTTAGATAAAGCTGTTGAAGGATTAGTAATGTTCGCACTTAACCAAGGTGAAGTATGTACATGTCCATCAAGAGCGTTGGTACATGAAGATATTTATGATAAATTTATCGAAAAATGTATCGAACGTGTAAAACAAATTAAGACAGGTAATCCTCTAGATCCAGAAACAATGCTTGGTGCACAAACTTCACAAGAACAAGCTGAAAAAATTAAAAGCTATCTAGACATTGGTAAACAAGAAGGTGCAGAAGTATTAGTTGGTGGTAATGTAAGAGAAGAAGCTGGAGAATTAGAAAATGGTTTCTATATCGAACCAACAATATTTAAAGGCACACAAAATATGAGAATATTCCAAGAAGAAATCTTTGGACCAGTATTATCATTAGCAACATTTAAAGATGATGAAGAAGCATTAGAAATGGCGAATGATACTTTATATGGTTTAGGTGCAGGTATTTGGACTAGAAACCAAAATAAAGCTTATCGCTTTGGTAGAGGTATCCAAGCAGGTCGTGTATGGGTGAATAACTACCATACTTATCCAGCTCACGCTGCTTTCGGTGGTTACAAAATGAGTGGTATTGGCCGTGAGAACCATAAGATGATGCTAGAACATTATCAACAAACTAAAAACTTACTCGTGAGTTATGACGAGAAGCCTGCAGGACTGTTCTAA
- a CDS encoding DUF779 domain-containing protein yields MTEQVTATEKAKSLIRELKKTHGENLIFHQSGGCCDGSSPMLFVEGTLIIGDIDVKLGEIEGVPFYMNNKQYEYWKHTNLKVDVVDGRGGMFSIEGPTGKRFHIRSSVRS; encoded by the coding sequence ATGACTGAACAAGTCACTGCTACTGAAAAAGCCAAATCACTCATTAGAGAATTAAAGAAAACTCATGGTGAAAACCTTATTTTTCATCAATCAGGTGGATGTTGTGATGGTAGCTCTCCAATGTTATTTGTTGAAGGAACATTAATTATTGGAGATATAGATGTGAAATTAGGTGAAATTGAAGGTGTCCCATTCTATATGAATAATAAGCAATATGAATATTGGAAACATACGAATTTAAAAGTCGATGTTGTTGATGGAAGAGGCGGTATGTTTAGTATAGAAGGCCCAACTGGGAAGAGATTTCACATTAGGAGTTCAGTAAGATCATAA
- a CDS encoding GNAT family N-acetyltransferase produces MKHYIETKRLILRNWKDEDVALFQSMNASPEVRRYFPDILSYRATENMIDQMKSVIDQHEIGLFAVELKETKSFIGMVGLNYIPEGSELSFPELPFYEIGWRMDKDVWGNGLATEAAEAVLTYAKSKGIDEVYSFTSEINKPSRRVMEKLGMNHIRNFLHPKVIHDDDLAAHVLYHKVL; encoded by the coding sequence ATGAAACATTACATTGAAACAAAACGTTTAATACTTAGAAATTGGAAAGACGAGGATGTTGCATTATTTCAAAGTATGAATGCAAGTCCTGAAGTGAGAAGATACTTTCCAGATATATTGAGCTATCGTGCGACTGAAAATATGATTGACCAAATGAAATCAGTCATCGATCAACATGAAATTGGTTTATTTGCTGTGGAATTAAAAGAAACTAAAAGCTTTATCGGTATGGTAGGTTTGAATTATATTCCAGAAGGTAGCGAATTAAGTTTCCCAGAATTACCTTTTTATGAAATAGGTTGGCGAATGGATAAGGATGTATGGGGTAATGGGTTAGCGACAGAAGCGGCGGAAGCGGTATTAACATATGCTAAATCAAAAGGTATTGATGAAGTGTATAGTTTTACGTCAGAAATTAATAAACCTTCCAGAAGAGTTATGGAAAAATTAGGAATGAACCATATTAGGAATTTCTTGCATCCAAAAGTTATACATGATGATGATTTAGCAGCACATGTTTTATATCATAAAGTATTGTAA